A single Manduca sexta isolate Smith_Timp_Sample1 chromosome 11, JHU_Msex_v1.0, whole genome shotgun sequence DNA region contains:
- the LOC115454225 gene encoding chymotrypsin-1-like — protein sequence MAMKLAFLFVAVLAGCNAFPFEELDQDMSIFFEHVNPNARIVGGAQAANGAHPHMVAITNGALIRTLICGGSIISPRTVLTAAHCIGPIRSGNSVNRIARAVVGTNRWNSGGQMYSYRRFAIHPNYNANTIKNDIGVLHTSSNIVWNNAVRPIFINYDWIGEGMNSRVAGWGRIRAGGALSPNLLQLNVQTVDGDHCMREVARVAASINRIVPAVDPNVELCTFHSQNHGTCNGDSGSALVRVDRGEQIGVVSWGIPCALGAPDMFVRISAFRSWIQSNTVN from the exons ATGGCCATGAAACTTGCATTTCTTTTCGTCGCCGTTTTGGCGGGATGCAATG cATTCCCTTTTGAGGAGCTTGACCAGGACATGTCCATCTTCTTCGAGCATGTGAACCCCAACGCCCGTATCGTAGGCGGCGCCCAAGCCGCTAACGGTGCTCACCCACACATGGTCGCCATTACCAACGGCGCTCTTATCAGGACCCTAATTTGCGGCGGCTCCATTATCTCCCCCAGGACTGTCCTCACTGCTGCCCACTGCATTGGTCCCATCCGCAGTGGCAACAGTGTTAACCG TATCGCACGCGCGGTCGTCGGCACCAACCGCTGGAACAGTGGTGGTCAGATGTACTCGTACCGGAGATTCGCCATCCACCCCAACTACAACGCCAACACCATCAAGAACGACATCGGTGTGCTCCACACCTCAAGCAACATCGTCTGGAACAACGCCGTCAGGCCTATCTTTATTAACTACGATTGGATCGGAGAAGGGATGAACTCCAGGGTTGCTGGATGGGGCAGAATCAGG GCCGGTGGTGCTCTCTCTCCCAACCTGCTCCAACTGAACGTGCAAACCGTCGACGGTGACCATTGCATGCGTGAAGTCGCCCGTGTCGCCGCCAGCATCAACAGGATAGTACCTGCCGTCGACCCCAACGTTGAACTCTGCACCTTCCACTCTCAGAACCACGGTACTTGCAAT GGTGACTCCGGCAGCGCTCTGGTCCGCGTGGACCGCGGCGAGCAGATCGGTGTCGTGTCTTGGGGTATCCCGTGCGCCCTGGGTGCTCCCGACATGTTCGTCAGGATCAGCGCCTTTAGGAGCTGGATCCAGAGCAACACCGTCAACTAA